GATGCCTACCGCCGCGACACTATGGGGAATCGTTTTGCGACGGTGAATCCGGAGGGAGACCCGAAACTGCTTTTTGCGGGGCATATTGATGAGCTGGGACTGATTATCACTTATATTAATGATCAGGGCTTTCTGTATTTCGACACCTTGGGCGGTCACGATAAGTCGATGATCTCGGGACGTCGTGTTTCAATTTTGACCAAGAACGGCATCGTCAAGGGGGTGACGGGGAAGCGGGCTATTCATTTGATGAGCCCAGAAGATCGTAAGAAGGTGCCAGAGACGCATGAAATCTGGATTGATATCGCGGTGAATAGTCGCGAAGAGGCCGAAAAGGTGGTCGGTATCGGAGATACCGCGGTGTACGATCAAAGTTTTGAATTGGTGCGTGGCAGTGTGGGCGTCGCGCGTGCCTTCGACGATAAGGCGGGTGCGTATGCGGTGATGGAAGCCGTGCGCCGCTTGGCGAAAGGCAAGCTGGAAGCACGGGTGACTGCGGCCGCCACCACGCAAGAGGAAATCGGCACTCGCGGGGCAATGACGGCGGCATTTTCTGAAAATCCAGACTTTGCGATTGCGGTGGATGTGGGGCACGCAACGGATTCGCCCGATTGCGATCATCGTAAATATGGCAGCTTCAAGCAGGGCGGTGGCCCGATCGTTTGTCGCGGTCCGAATATCAACCCAGTTATCTTCGAGCACATCATCCGTGCTGCGGAGAAGAATAATATTCCATACCAAGTCGAAGCCGATCCACGGCCGACCGGCACGGATGCGCGTGCGATACAAGTGGCTCAAGCTGGTATTGCCACAGGTTTGCTTTCGATCCCGCTGCGATATATGCACACACCGAGTGAAATGGTGGACCTCGAAGATATCGAGCACACAGTGCAGCTATTGGTCGCCGTGGCTAAGTCGCTGAAAAAGGGTGAGCGTGGCATCTGGTAAGTTGTGAGCACGAAGAAGCTTAAAATCATCGGCTGGAAGGAGACGGTCGACCTGCCGGATTGGGGAATCGAAGCGATTATTGCTAAAAGTGATACGGGTGCGCGGCGCTCGGCGCTGGACGTGAGCCATGTGGTGGAGCTGCCGGGGAATCAGATCCAGTTTGATATCGTGTTGGATCGTAAAGATCGCTCACGCACCAAGACGGTGGTGGCCCCCATCGACCATCAGACTCATGTGCGCTCTAGTAATGGGGAGCAACATGAGCGCTATTTTGTGCGCACAAACGTGGTGATTCATGGCCGCTTAAAGGAGGTCGAGTTCAGTCTGGTGTCGCGCGAGAGCATGGTCTGTCGCATACTTTTAGGACGAAAAGCGCTGGAAGGTGATTTTCTTGTCGATTCTTCGCAAAAACACGTCACAGGTCCACGCAGAAAAGTC
The nucleotide sequence above comes from Coraliomargarita algicola. Encoded proteins:
- a CDS encoding M42 family metallopeptidase — protein: MPKKKTAKKATTKKNKAYQAPEFLVDLLDARSPTGAEYEAQAVVDRYVEDEVDAYRRDTMGNRFATVNPEGDPKLLFAGHIDELGLIITYINDQGFLYFDTLGGHDKSMISGRRVSILTKNGIVKGVTGKRAIHLMSPEDRKKVPETHEIWIDIAVNSREEAEKVVGIGDTAVYDQSFELVRGSVGVARAFDDKAGAYAVMEAVRRLAKGKLEARVTAAATTQEEIGTRGAMTAAFSENPDFAIAVDVGHATDSPDCDHRKYGSFKQGGGPIVCRGPNINPVIFEHIIRAAEKNNIPYQVEADPRPTGTDARAIQVAQAGIATGLLSIPLRYMHTPSEMVDLEDIEHTVQLLVAVAKSLKKGERGIW
- a CDS encoding ATP-dependent zinc protease family protein, with amino-acid sequence MSTKKLKIIGWKETVDLPDWGIEAIIAKSDTGARRSALDVSHVVELPGNQIQFDIVLDRKDRSRTKTVVAPIDHQTHVRSSNGEQHERYFVRTNVVIHGRLKEVEFSLVSRESMVCRILLGRKALEGDFLVDSSQKHVTGPRRKVRDLDE